The segment GGGCGCGGCGAAATTCTTCGATGACTTCGTTGAACGCCTTTTTCAACGGCTCGAACGAAGATCCAAGGCCGGTGGTGGAAAACGTTTGCGAAAAATCAGTGTGTTTGATGGCCTCCAAAAACCGGGTGAGATCGCGGTTGGTTTTTTCGACGTAATGAATCAGCGAGTAGATTTGATAGAAAATGATGCTGCCAACGATGACGATGGTGGCGTACAAAGTGGTTTGCAGAAGCAGGTGGCAGAAAAGATAAATCGTCGCCCCGAGCAGGGCGGCGCGCAGAATGCAGTTGAGGCGAAAATTTTTATAAACCATATTTCTCGAGTCGCCGATACAGCGCGGCGCGGGTCAAGCCCAATTCTTTCGCCGCATGGCTGATGTTGCCGCCGTGCTTGCTGAGAGCTTTTTGAATCACCACTTTTTCGACGTCCTCCAGATTAAAATCCTCGAACACCAGCGCGTCGTCTTTGGCCTCCGGCGCCGTCAGAAAAAAATCGGCGGGCTGCAAAACCGGCGCGTCGCTCATAATGACGGCTCTTTCGACGGCATGTTGCAGCTCGCGGACGTTGCCGGGCCAGGAAAATTTTTCCAGCTTTCTCAGAGTCGCCGGATGGAGCGGCTTCACCGGCTTCTGATATTTCCGGGCGTAAATTTTCAGGAAATGATCGACCAGCAGCGGAATATCTTCAACGCGCTCGCGCAACGGCGGCAGGTGAATCTCGACGGTGTTGATGCGGTACAGCAAATCCTGGCGAAATTCCTTGCGTGCCACCAGCTCGTAGATCGGCAGATTGGTGGCGCAAATCAGGCGAATGTCGATGGCCTGCGGTTTATTCGAACCGAGACGCGTCACCTGCTGGCTTTGCAAAGCGGTGAGCAATTTGGCCTGCAGCGGCAGGGAGAGATTACCGATTTCATCGAGAAACAATGTTCCGCCTGAGGCCGCCTCGAAGCGTCCGGCGCGGTCTTCCCTGGCGTCGGTGAAGGCGCCCTTGACGTGCCCAAACAGCTCGCTTTCAAAAAGCGTTTCGCTGAGCGCGCCCATGTCGACGCTGATGAAAACTTCCCTGGCGCGCAGCGACTGGCGATGCAGCTCGCGCGCCACCAGCTCCTTTCCTGTGCCGTTTTCTCCCAAAATCAAAATGTTGGCGTCGGTTTTGGCAACTTTTTCAATCGTCGCAAAAACTTTTTGCATCGCCGGGCTGGCGCCGACGAAACCCTGATAATGTTGATCGATGTCCGCGCTCAAGAGTTGCTGCCGCGAGCGCAGTTGATCGACTTGCAGGCGCGATTGCCGCAGATTCATCGCCGCCGAAAGCGTGGCGAGCAGTTTTTCGTTTTGCCAGGGCTTGAGCACGAAATCCGTCGCCCCCTCCTTGATCGCGCGCACCGCCATTTCCACATCGCCGTAGGCGGTGATCAAAACGACGACGGCAGCCGGATCGATTTCGAGGATTTGCTTGAGCCAATAAAACCCTTCCCGGCCGCTGCTCACATCGCGGGTGAAATTCATGTCGAGGAGAACGACGTCATAATTTTCGTTCTTCAGCAGCGTCAAAATCAATCCCGGATTTTTTTCCGTGTGCACGAGGGCGGCGTGCTGCTTGAGAAACAAACGCGCCGCCAGCAAGACGTCTTCGTCGTCGTCAATGACCAGAATTTTTCCGAGTTTTGGGGGCATGGGAATAATTTAAACAATTGCAGAGGAAAGGCAAAGCAAATTTTCTTGAAGGATTTTAATTTGTGCGCTGAGTGTGAGGAAGGATTAAAATGGAAAAGGCCTTTATGCGAAAAGGCCTTTTCCATTCGTGCGGGGCCGACGGGACTTGAACCCGCGATCTCCGGCTTGACAGGCCAGCGTGTTAACCAGGCTACACCACGACCCCGAGAGAGGATAAAGAAAACCGGTAAAAAGAAAACTTGTATATCTTTTTGTCTATTTTTTCTTTTTAACTTTTTTCATGCTGTGGGCGATAGTGGATTTGAACCACTGACCCCGTGCTTGTAAGGCACGTGCTCTAACCATCTGAGCTAATCGCCCCTGAAAGGGGCAGCGCTTCGATCAAGCCCCCTTGCCATTGGTCGGCGGCAGCGATTTTTTCTTTTGGTACAGAATCGCCACCGGAATGATGATGCAATAACCAATGACCAGGAGAATCGGCGCCAGCGTGAGCGACATGAACCCATCCACCGGCGGTTGCGACAGGGCAATGTAACCGATGATAATCACCGCCAGCCCGAAGGCGAACAGCCAGTAGTTGATCGCCTCAAACGGCAATCCCTGGCGTTTCAGCGGTTCTTTGCGAACCTGGCGGCGAATCTCTTTGGCTTTGATCTCTTTCATAAGCGCAGTTTGAAATATAAGAAATGGCACGATCTTTGTCAACGAAAATATCTCATGTTCAAAATAAATTTTGACCAAGCCAGTTGTAATGCCTCAGTTAGGGGTTGTCGCGCAAGCATCTTGCTTGCAGACAAGATGTTTGCGCTACGCTCCTCC is part of the candidate division KSB1 bacterium genome and harbors:
- a CDS encoding sigma-54 dependent transcriptional regulator; translated protein: MPPKLGKILVIDDDEDVLLAARLFLKQHAALVHTEKNPGLILTLLKNENYDVVLLDMNFTRDVSSGREGFYWLKQILEIDPAAVVVLITAYGDVEMAVRAIKEGATDFVLKPWQNEKLLATLSAAMNLRQSRLQVDQLRSRQQLLSADIDQHYQGFVGASPAMQKVFATIEKVAKTDANILILGENGTGKELVARELHRQSLRAREVFISVDMGALSETLFESELFGHVKGAFTDAREDRAGRFEAASGGTLFLDEIGNLSLPLQAKLLTALQSQQVTRLGSNKPQAIDIRLICATNLPIYELVARKEFRQDLLYRINTVEIHLPPLRERVEDIPLLVDHFLKIYARKYQKPVKPLHPATLRKLEKFSWPGNVRELQHAVERAVIMSDAPVLQPADFFLTAPEAKDDALVFEDFNLEDVEKVVIQKALSKHGGNISHAAKELGLTRAALYRRLEKYGL
- a CDS encoding DUF3098 domain-containing protein encodes the protein MKEIKAKEIRRQVRKEPLKRQGLPFEAINYWLFAFGLAVIIIGYIALSQPPVDGFMSLTLAPILLVIGYCIIIPVAILYQKKKSLPPTNGKGA